The following proteins are co-located in the Halarcobacter sp. genome:
- a CDS encoding HAMP domain-containing sensor histidine kinase, translated as MVLIALLYYQNEKKLYFDLAKTKMRNVVSNISSQIIFAHMSGNSLDMNQFLKTDLYQISFYDKNKKLLFGNLKDKDIDFSKNIIMQKENFILIDKSTYGHLDIYYIAIKENLFFNRLTSLQKEIVFLFFIIYFFISLIGFFLARLFLKPIKDERDRLNNFIKDTTHELNTPISAILMSSEDEENLTPKQVKRIKLAAQRISEVYKDLTFIFLENKQNLTVAKEFNLKKLIESQLKYFEALALKKRITINSELRDTFFTIDENDFIRLFNNILSNAIKYNKQKGTITILLENNTLTIKDSGIGIEKSKLKDIFNRYYRATDFSGGFGIGLNIVQNICEKYKIKIDINSELDIGSCFTLKF; from the coding sequence ATGGTATTAATTGCCCTTTTATACTATCAAAATGAAAAAAAACTATATTTTGATTTAGCAAAAACAAAAATGAGAAATGTAGTATCAAATATCTCTTCACAAATAATTTTTGCCCATATGAGTGGAAACTCCTTAGATATGAATCAATTTTTAAAAACAGATTTATATCAAATTTCATTTTATGATAAAAACAAAAAGCTTCTTTTTGGAAATCTAAAAGATAAAGATATAGACTTTTCAAAAAATATAATTATGCAAAAAGAAAATTTTATCTTAATAGATAAATCAACTTATGGACACTTAGATATCTATTATATTGCAATAAAAGAGAATCTATTTTTTAATAGATTAACAAGCTTACAAAAAGAGATTGTATTTTTATTTTTTATTATCTATTTTTTTATCTCTTTAATAGGATTTTTTCTAGCAAGGCTTTTTTTAAAACCTATAAAAGATGAAAGAGATCGACTAAATAACTTTATAAAAGATACTACACATGAATTAAATACTCCAATTAGTGCTATTTTGATGTCTTCTGAAGATGAAGAAAATTTAACACCAAAACAAGTAAAAAGAATAAAACTAGCTGCCCAAAGAATTTCAGAAGTATACAAAGACTTAACTTTTATTTTTTTAGAAAACAAACAAAATCTAACTGTTGCAAAAGAGTTTAATCTAAAAAAACTAATTGAATCTCAACTAAAATATTTTGAAGCCTTAGCTTTAAAAAAGAGAATCACAATAAATAGTGAACTTAGGGATACTTTTTTTACTATTGATGAGAATGATTTCATAAGACTCTTTAACAATATTTTGTCAAATGCAATTAAATACAATAAACAAAAAGGAACCATAACTATCCTTTTAGAAAATAATACACTTACAATAAAAGATTCCGGTATAGGAATAGAAAAAAGCAAACTAAAAGATATATTCAATAGATACTATAGGGCAACAGATTTTAGTGGTGGTTTTGGTATAGGCTTAAATATCGTTCAAAATATTTGTGAAAAATATAAAATTAAAATTGATATTAACTCTGAATTAGATATCGGAAGTTGCTTTACCCTAAAATTTTAA
- a CDS encoding TolC family protein has protein sequence MKKQYLLTVLLPLFVNAKSIDNIVTSALEKNSSLKALESSINITKKQIELSTKWDNPIVNIGATDIQFNDYKTRNKEAMQAQFVGLTQAIPLSNRLEFAKKVANNDYSISKYNLENKKLELQSNIYEYAYRIKLLQERIFLFKKFKKNVIDLESLLKSFYKYGKAKQSDILNVQILYNELNLKQKQLQTFLDTNFLKLEELSYEKISNIDVNTNIKNIVLSKEISNHPKILSFKQTTNKFINISKLENEKKIPDIKLNVTYFERSQEYEDYMNFSISFPLPIYGRESIKETKAKFQSQQVKNQLDDLKNKFLISIDTLQKNIDNAIGTYNIIEKTIIPKYDELQKILEKNNSYLLKTNIDTRQLIKNQNEVIKYKLKAIDEKEKYFSSLAKSYYFTRITK, from the coding sequence ATGAAAAAGCAATATCTATTAACTGTTCTTTTACCTTTATTTGTAAATGCCAAATCAATAGATAATATTGTTACTAGTGCTTTAGAGAAAAATTCATCTCTTAAAGCACTAGAATCTTCTATTAATATTACAAAAAAACAAATAGAACTTTCAACAAAATGGGATAATCCTATTGTAAATATTGGTGCTACAGATATTCAGTTTAATGATTATAAAACAAGAAATAAAGAAGCTATGCAAGCTCAATTTGTAGGATTGACTCAAGCTATTCCATTAAGTAATAGATTAGAGTTTGCGAAAAAAGTTGCAAACAATGACTACTCTATCTCAAAATATAATCTTGAAAATAAAAAACTTGAATTACAATCAAATATATATGAATATGCCTACAGAATAAAACTTTTACAAGAGAGGATTTTTCTTTTTAAAAAATTTAAAAAAAATGTAATTGACCTGGAATCTTTATTAAAAAGCTTTTATAAATACGGAAAAGCAAAACAAAGTGATATATTAAATGTGCAAATCCTTTATAATGAACTTAATCTAAAACAAAAACAACTTCAAACTTTTTTAGATACAAACTTCTTAAAGCTTGAAGAGCTTTCATATGAAAAAATTTCAAATATAGATGTAAATACAAATATTAAAAATATAGTTCTTTCTAAAGAGATTTCTAATCATCCAAAAATCTTATCTTTTAAACAAACAACAAATAAATTTATAAATATCTCTAAACTTGAGAATGAGAAAAAAATACCTGATATAAAATTAAATGTGACATATTTTGAGAGAAGTCAAGAGTATGAAGATTATATGAATTTTTCTATCTCTTTTCCCCTTCCAATTTATGGAAGAGAATCAATAAAAGAAACAAAAGCAAAGTTTCAATCTCAACAAGTTAAAAATCAACTTGATGATTTAAAAAATAAATTTTTAATCTCAATTGATACCTTACAAAAAAATATTGATAATGCTATTGGTACATATAATATCATAGAAAAAACAATCATTCCCAAATATGATGAACTACAAAAAATTTTAGAAAAAAATAATAGCTACTTATTGAAAACAAATATTGACACAAGACAACTAATAAAAAATCAAAATGAAGTTATCAAATATAAATTAAAAGCCATTGATGAAAAAGAGAAATATTTTTCATCTTTGGCAAAATCATACTATTTTACAAGGATTACAAAGTGA
- a CDS encoding response regulator transcription factor: protein MKILLLEDDTLLNEIIIEYLEELDNEVISTFDGQEALESIYENRFDLLILDVNVPSLNGFELLKELKSNSIDIPTIYITSLHTSKDMEDGFQAGADDYIKKPFHLSELKLRINNIKRLRQIDVSGVVKLSEEIFYDNDEKIIKVNGISSYLSKTEAKVFEYFIKNKNKSISIDEISLNNWIYDEVPTATTIRTYIKNLRKILGKDKITTIKGVGYKLNL from the coding sequence ATGAAAATATTACTTTTAGAAGATGACACCCTCTTAAATGAGATAATTATAGAGTATTTAGAAGAATTAGACAATGAAGTCATTAGTACTTTTGATGGACAAGAAGCATTAGAATCTATATATGAAAATAGATTTGATCTACTTATTTTAGATGTAAATGTACCTAGTTTAAATGGATTTGAACTTTTAAAAGAGCTAAAATCAAACTCTATAGATATCCCTACAATATATATAACCTCTTTACACACTTCAAAAGATATGGAAGATGGTTTTCAAGCAGGTGCAGATGATTATATAAAAAAACCATTTCATTTAAGTGAATTAAAACTTAGAATAAACAATATAAAAAGACTTAGGCAAATTGATGTAAGTGGAGTAGTAAAACTTTCAGAAGAGATTTTTTATGATAATGATGAAAAAATCATAAAAGTAAATGGAATCTCTTCTTATTTATCTAAAACAGAGGCTAAAGTTTTTGAGTATTTTATAAAAAATAAAAATAAATCAATCTCTATCGATGAAATATCTTTAAACAATTGGATATATGATGAGGTTCCAACTGCAACCACAATAAGAACATATATAAAAAATCTTCGTAAAATTCTAGGAAAAGATAAAATTACAACAATAAAAGGAGTGGGCTATAAACTTAATCTTTAA
- a CDS encoding FixH family protein: MKLLKIVSILVFSCILLNAEPIDLKGKKDGYEVKLQSESSLVVGDNTFFVTLEKDGSSIKDAKVKAKFFMPEMPGMPYMEYVGKAKLIDGKYKLQINLSMSGTWQYHLLFKTADGKVHKIRSSVNL, from the coding sequence ATGAAATTATTAAAAATAGTTTCTATTTTAGTTTTCTCTTGCATACTTTTAAATGCAGAACCAATCGATTTAAAAGGTAAGAAAGATGGGTATGAAGTTAAACTTCAATCAGAAAGTTCTTTAGTTGTAGGTGACAATACTTTTTTTGTAACACTTGAAAAAGATGGTTCATCAATCAAAGATGCAAAAGTAAAAGCTAAATTTTTTATGCCAGAGATGCCAGGTATGCCATATATGGAATATGTTGGTAAAGCAAAATTAATTGATGGAAAATATAAACTACAAATAAATCTATCTATGAGTGGAACTTGGCAATACCATCTGTTATTTAAAACAGCAGATGGAAAAGTTCACAAAATCAGATCTAGTGTAAATCTATAA